GATGTTGATGCCCTTGATCTTCGACGAGAGCGCCTCTTGGTTGAGGCGCGAGCCGCCGCACTCGGGACATGCCGTGAAGGTGACGGCTCGATCGACGAAGGCGCGGATGTGCGGCTGCATCGCGTCGCGGTCTTTCGAGAGCAGGCTCTTCTGCACCTTGGGCACGAGGCCCTCGTAGCTCATGTTGATGCTCTGCACCTTGACCTTGACCGGCTCTTTGTAGAGGAAGTCGTGGAGCTCCTGCTCGGTGTAGTCGCGGATCTTCTTGTCGGGGTCGACGAATCCCGACTCGCTGTAGATGCGCACCATCCAGCCGTCGGCCGTGTAACCGGGGATCGTGATCGCGCCCTCGGCGAGGGACTTGTCGCGGTCGAACAACTGGTCGAGGTCGATGTCGTTGACCTCGCCCATGCCCCCGCAGCGCGGGCACATGCCGGCCGGCACGTTGAAGCTGAAGTGGAAGCTCGGGCCGATGTGGGGCTTGCCGAGCCGGCTGAAGATGATGCGGAGCATCGCGTGCGCGTCGGTCGCGGTGCCGACCGTGGAACGCGAGTTCGCGCCCATGCGCTCCTGGTCGACGATGATCGCGGCACTGATGTTGCGGAGCGAGTCGACATCGGGGCGCGAGGGCGAGCCCATGAAGGTCTGCAGGAACGCCGAGTACGTCTCGTTGATGAGCCGCTGCGACTCCGCGGCGATCGTGCCGAAGACGAGGCTCGACTTGCCCGACCCGGAGACACCCGTGAAGACCGTGAGGCGGCGCTTCGGGATGTCGAGCGAGACGTCTTTCAGGTTGTTCTCGCGCGCCCCGCGTACCTCGATGAGGTCATGCGTGTCGGCGAGGTGGTTCGTGTCGGTCATGCGTTCTGCTCCCCGTGTCCGAGGTCGATTCAAGCACGACCGGGTGACGTCCGCGCGGAATCGCGGCGGATCGCGGCGCCGGTGAAGATCCGGTTGCTGCCGAGGTGAGTCGGGCGACGTGTCGTTGTTCGGTGCAACGGCCATCGTCGCGAATGCCGGGGTCGTCCACGATGGGGAGGGCTGCCCGGGATCTCAGGCGACAGATATTACGGTCCGGAGAACTCGGCCGGAACGCCCGATTCAGGCGCCGCCGGCGAGCGTACGCTGAGGCCATGCCCGACACGAACGGCCGCGCGCGGCGATGGCCGCTGCCCGCTGCAGCGGGGGTGGCATCCGTCGCCTTCGGAGCCGGCGTCGGCGAGCTCGCCGCCGCGCTGCTCGCCCCCGCCTCGAGCCCGTTCGTCGTCGTCGGCTCGCTGCTCATCGATATCGCGCCGCCGTGGGCGAAGGATGCCGCGATCGCCCTGTTCGGCCTGGCCGACAAGGCCGCGCTGCTCATCGGCATCGGCATCGTGGCACTGCTCCTCGCCGCCGTCGCCGGAGTGCTCGAGCAGCGCCGGCCACCGCTCGGACGCATCATCATCGGCCTCTTCGGGGTCGTCGGCGCGGTGGCGGCGTCGACGCGCGCCGGGTCGTCGCTGCTCGCGATCGCCCCCTCGGCCGTCGCGGCGATCGCGGGCGTGCTGGCCCTCACCTTCCTCGTGCGACGGCTGCCGGTGACGGATGCCGCAGAGCCGGCCGCGCCCGCAGCGCTGGAGGTACCCTCGGAGCCCGCCGCACCTGCTGCACCCGCCGACCTCGACGACCGAACCGAACCCGGCGGCCTCGACCGTCGTCGCTTCCTCGGCTGGGCCGGCGGCGCGGCCGCCCTCGGCGCGCTCGCTGCGCTCGGCGGCTACGCGCTGCAGGCGGGCTCGCGCGCCGTGACGGCCGTGCGCGAGGCGATCACCCTGCCGCGGGCCGCGAAGACGGCCAGCGTTCCGGCGAGCGCGGAACTCGGGCTCGACGGCCTCGCCCGGGTGATCACGCCGAACGCCGAGTTCTACCGGATCGACACCGCCCTCGCCGTGCCCAACGTCGACCCGGGCGGCTGGAGCCTGCGCATCCACGGCATGGTCGAGCGAGAGGTCACGATCACGTGGGACGAGCTGCTCGCCCTGCCGCTCGAGGAGAGCGCCACGACGCTCGCGTGCGTCTCGAACGAGGTGGGCGGCAGCCTCATCGGCAATGCCGTGTGGCTGGGGCATCCGATCCGCGAACTGCTCGCCCGAGCCGCTCCCACCGCCGACGCCGACATGGTGCTCTCGCGCAGCGTCGACGGGTTCACGGCGAGCACCCCGCTGCAGGTGCTGCAGGACGACCGCGACGCGATCCTCGCGGTGGGGATGAACGGCGAGCCGCTGCCTCCTGAGCACGGGTTCCCGGTGCGCATGGTCGTGCCGGGCCTGTACGGATATGTCTCGGCGACGAAGTGGGTCGTCGAGCTCGAGGTCACGCGGTTCGACGCGGCATCCGCCTACTGGACCGACCGCGGCTGGAGCGAGCGTGGGCCCATCAAGATCTCGTCGCGCATCGACGTGCCGCGCCCCGGGCAGTCGCTCGACGCCGGCCCGCTCGTGATCGCGGGCGTCGCGTGGCACCAGCACACCGGCATCTCGCGCGTCGAGGTCCAGATCGACGACGGCCCGTGGGCCGACGCGACCCTCGCCACCGCGATCTCGATCGACACGTGGGTGCAGTGGCGCTACGACTGGGATGCCGCGGCGGGCTCGCACCTCGTGCGCGTGCGGGCCACCGGCGCCGATGGCGAGGTGCAGACCGCAGAGCGGCAGGGCGTCGTGCCCGACGGCGCGACGGGCCTGCACGAGGTCCGCGTCGAGGTCCGCTGACCGAGCACACGAGCGATCCGTCCAGGTGAGCTGAGCGACGCACCCTCACCCGCCGTCGAGCGTCCCCTCGAGTAGCGCGCCGGGCTTGTAGACGGCGCAGAGCACGACTCGATCACCCGATTCCCACTCCTCTCTCGAGGGGAGGAACCGCTCGATGGCGAGTTCGGATGCGTCGGCCCGTTCACCGACCTTCCCGGTGAAGGCATCGTCGCACCGTTCGGCTGCCGTGGCATCGATGGCGTCAACCGAGTACGGAGCCGCCGGCAGCGACTCGACGTGGAGCGTCTCGTACCCGTGCGGTGCATCGCACCAGACGGTCAGGGCGGTGCGTCCGTCGGAGTTGGTGAAGCAGTCCCCGACCGAGAGCGCTCGAATGTCGACCGCTTGCCCGTATTCCGCCGTCGAGCCGTCCCAAGCGTCGATTCGCGGCATCCCGTCGGTCGCACCGATCCATTCCCACGCGGTCGCCGAGACACCGGACTGGGTCTGCACCGTCACGGGTGCGAAGAGGCCGGACTCGAGCGCCGTCTGCTCACGCATGAACGCGTCCGCCGTGTCGGGGTCGAGCGTGAGAACAAAGCCCGGAATCTCTCCACCGGGCTCGAACTTCGCCGCGGGATATCCAAGGCCCGAGTCGTAGAGCAGGCCTTCGACGACGGCTCGGGTCGACGACTCGACGTACTCCTTGATCTCGCCGTACCGGGACTCGCCCGGCATCGACGACCCGTAGGTGAATACGCGCACTGCGGTGCTGTCGGTGGACGTCGTCGCCGGGGCGGGCGGCGCGTCATTCCGAGGAAGGCCGACGAAGACCCCGATCGCCGTGACCGCGACGGCGGCGACGCCGGCCATTGCCGAGATTCCTGCTGGTGTCCACCAGCTGCGGTGACCGGCAGGCCCCGCCGATGTCTCAACGGCGGACGGTGCGGGATCTGGCGAGTCGGGATTCGACATGGAGCACCTCGAGCGATCTTCGGACGTTCGGCGTCGAAGAGAGCTGTCGCATCGTCGCCGCGGCGTCCGCCGGATGCGCTCAGCATATGCCCGCGCCTCGGTGATCCGGGAGGTTTCCCACTGGGGCGGCACTCAGTCCGGGAACGACTCGAGGTGCTCTCGCGCCAACCGCGCGGGCGCCCTGGCGAGCCACGCCTCGGCGATGACCTCCGAGAGCCGGCGGCGAGAGATCCGATCCAGCCGGATGAGCACGATGGGCCAGCCGTCGAAGTGCCGGGTCGTGAAGAAGACCGACCTGTCGTCGGCGATGAGGGCGTGCTTGACCGCCTCGTCCTCCACGCGGGCAGCGAGCACGGGGCCGCCCTGTGCGTCGAGGTGCAACTCTTCGAGGTCCGCGCGGCGCAAGTGCCGCTCCCACACGAAAGCCTTGTGGTGCACCCGCCAGTGCGCCTCGCCCCGACTCAGGCTTTCACTCGTGTCGGGCAGGGCGAGGGCGAGCTCGCGAACGTCGTCCCAGGCGGCCATGCCGAAACCATACGCCGCTTCACCGAATGTCGCGCCTCCTACCCACCGTCGCAGCAGCGAGCGGCGGGGTGCTCGGCGGCGGGATGCGGCGGGAGCCTGTCGCCTCGAACGCGGCCGCGAGGGCGAGCAGGGCCGTGTCGTCGTAGGCGCGTCCGGCGAACGTGAGGCCCACCGGTATCCGGATGTCGCTCATCAACCCCATCGGCACGGTCACGGTCGGGATGCCGAGGTGCCGCGGCACGAGGTTGCCGTTCGCGACCCACACGCCGTTGCGCCAGCCGAGGTCGGCGGATGCCTCGTTCACGTCCATGTCGGCCGAGCCGACGTCGGCGACCGCGGGGAAGACCACGGCGTCGAGGCCGAGGGAATCCATCCACTCCTCGAGGTCGAGGCGGCGGGTCTCCTCGAGGCCGCGGATGCCGACCTCGAGCTCGGGCATGTCGGCGAAGGTGGTGTCGGGGTGCGCGCGCGCCCACTCCGGATACTCGGCGATGGCGTCGTCGAAGCCCGTGTAGCGGTCGGGCAGCGCGCCCTCGGGATGCGGGAAGATGCGCGCGCCGTCGACCTCGGCGAGCGAGTGCAGCGCGGGGTCGCCGTTCGCCTCGAGGAAGTCGTTCCACGCCCACGCCGACAGGTCGACGATCTCGCGGTGCAGGTACTCGGGCGAGACGAGTCCGCGCGTCGCGATGGTGGGCGCACCTGGACGATCGCCCTCGTAGTTCGACACGACCGGGAAGTCGACCTCGACCACCTCGGCGCCGGCGACCTCCAGATCGCGGCAAGCCGCCTCCCAGAGCTCGATGACGGATGCCCGTGTCTCGATGCGCCGGCCGGTGGATCCGCCGATCCCCGGGGTGCGTCCGGGCTCGGCGGTGCCCGCGCCGGGATCCGCGTTGAGGTACATGCGCGGCACGCCGAATCGCTTGCCCGCGAGCGCGAGGCGACGGCGGGCGAGGGAGCGGTACGACGGCGGGCGCACCGCCGACGCGGCCGGGATCCTGATCCACGGTTGCACCCGCCAGAAGTCTCCACGGGCATCGGGGTCGTCGGCGACGATGACGTCGAGCACCTCGAGCAGGTCGGCCATGGTGCGCGTGTGCGGCACGACGACGTCCATCGTCGGCACGAGCGGCCAGTTGCCGCGCACCGAGATGACGCCCCTCGAGGGGGTGTACGCGCAGAGCGCGTTGTTCGAGGCGGGCGCACGGCCCGACGACCAGGTCTCCTCGCCGAGGCCGAACGCGGCGAAGCTCGCCGCAGTCGCCGTGCCCGACCCGTTCGAGGAGCCCGACCCGAACGCCGCGGTGAGGTAGTCGGCGTTGTACGGACTCTCGGCACGGCCGTAGACGCCCCGCTGCATGCCGCCGTTGGCCATCGGCGGCATGTTCGTGAGTCCGATGAGCACCGCGCCCGCCGCGCGGAGTCGCTCGATCGTGAACGCGTCGCGCTGGGCGACGAGGTGCTCGAACGCGGGGCTGCCGGCTGCGGCGGTGAGTCCGCGGGCGAGGTAACTGTCCTTGGCGGTGTACGGGATGCCGTCGAGCGGCCCGAAGGTCTCGCCACGGGCGCGTCGGGCGTCGGATGCCCGAGCGTCGACGAGCGCGTCGGGATTCAGCACGACGACCGCGTTGAGCGCCGTCGACGTGCCAGGACGGTCGTACGCCTCGATGCGGTCGAGGTACGCCTGCGTCAGTTCGACGCTCGTGATGCGCCCTGCCTCGAGCGCGGCACGCAGGTCGGCAATGGATGCCTCGACGACGTCGAGCGGCTCCCCCGCAGTCATCGCGTCACCGCCGGCTGCTGCTGGGTGATGCAGTGGATGCCGCCGCCGCGCGCGAGGATCGGCCGCGCGTCGACGGTGACGACGCGTCGTCCGGGGTAGGCGGCGGCGAGGAGCTCCCGCGCTGCGGCATCCGCTCGCTCATCGCCGTAGCCGCAGGCGATCACGCCGCCGTTGACGACGAGGTGGTTCACGTAGTTCCAGTCGACGAATCCCTCGTCGTCGCGGAGTGTCGACGGCGCGGGCAGGTCGATGAGGTCGAAGCTGCTGCCCGCGGCATCCGTCGCCTCGGAAAGGAACGAGCGGATGCCGCGCATCATGTCATGGTCGGGATGCTCGGGATTCGGCTGCTCGTGCACGAGCAGCGTGCCCGGCGACGGGATCGTCGCGACCATGTCGACGTGGCCGCGGGTGCCGAAGTCCTCGTAGTCGCGGGTGAGGCCGCGCGGGAGCCAGATCACGTGGGTCGCGCCGACTGTGCGGGCGAGCTCCGCCTCGACGCGTGCCTTGTCGGCGTAGGGATTGCGGCCCGGATCGAGCTGCACCGTCTCGGTGACGAGCACCGTGCCCTCGCCGTCGACGTGGATCGCGCCGCCCTCGTTCACGAGCATCGACGACACGAGCTCGGCGCCCGCGGCATCCGTCACGAAGCGGCCGATCTCGCGGTCGTTCTGCCACGTCGCCCACGAGGGCGCACCCCAGGCGTTGAAGACCCAGTCGACGCCGCCGAGCACGTCCGGACGCTCGTCGTCGACGACGAACGACGGGCCCATGTCGCGCATCCAGTAGTCGTCGAGCGGGGCCTCGAGCTGCTCGATCTCCGCGGAGAGCATGCGGCGGGCACGGTCTCGCTCGACCGGGTCGACGACCATCACGACGGGCTCGAACTCGGCGACGGCGTGCGCCACCGCGGTCCACGTGGCATACGCCTCCTCGGCCGAGCCCGGGTCGCTGCCGAGCGTGATGCCCGGCCGTGGGAACGCCATCCACGTGCGCTCGTGCGGCGCGGTCTCCGCGGGCATGCGCCACGTCATGCTGGCACCTCCTGGTTGCGGGCTCCGGATGCCACGGCGACCGCGCCTGCCCCAGGGGCAACGTCTGCGGCATCCGCCACCTCATCATCGCCCGCGGATGCCGCCGGCCGGGCTGCCGGGTCGCGGTACGGCCGCGTGGTGAGCCACAGCACGGCGTACAACCCGCCTGCGAGGAGAGGGCCGACGAGCGCCGAGAGGTCGGCGCCGCCGAGTGCCGCGGCGATCGGGCCGACGTAGAGCGTCGTGTTGGCCATGAGCACGGCAATTGTCGTGGCGCCGACCATGGCGATGACGCCCGGCCAGAACACGCCGCCGCGGTACCAGAACGGGCTGCCGCGGCGCTCGTCGGTGAGGGCGAGTCCGTCGTAGCGGTTCCGGCGCAACAGGATGTCGACGGCGTACACCGCGACGAGCGGGCCGAGCACCGTCACGGCCAGCTCGAGCGACGCGTTCAGCGTGTCGAAGAAGCTCGGCGCGATGAAGAGCAGCCACGCGGCGGCGGCGGTCGCGGCGGCACCCGTGATGACGACGGTCACGGCGCGCGAGACGCGGAAGCCGAGGCCCTGCGCGTACAGCCCG
The Agromyces albus DNA segment above includes these coding regions:
- a CDS encoding amidase, which encodes MTAGEPLDVVEASIADLRAALEAGRITSVELTQAYLDRIEAYDRPGTSTALNAVVVLNPDALVDARASDARRARGETFGPLDGIPYTAKDSYLARGLTAAAGSPAFEHLVAQRDAFTIERLRAAGAVLIGLTNMPPMANGGMQRGVYGRAESPYNADYLTAAFGSGSSNGSGTATAASFAAFGLGEETWSSGRAPASNNALCAYTPSRGVISVRGNWPLVPTMDVVVPHTRTMADLLEVLDVIVADDPDARGDFWRVQPWIRIPAASAVRPPSYRSLARRRLALAGKRFGVPRMYLNADPGAGTAEPGRTPGIGGSTGRRIETRASVIELWEAACRDLEVAGAEVVEVDFPVVSNYEGDRPGAPTIATRGLVSPEYLHREIVDLSAWAWNDFLEANGDPALHSLAEVDGARIFPHPEGALPDRYTGFDDAIAEYPEWARAHPDTTFADMPELEVGIRGLEETRRLDLEEWMDSLGLDAVVFPAVADVGSADMDVNEASADLGWRNGVWVANGNLVPRHLGIPTVTVPMGLMSDIRIPVGLTFAGRAYDDTALLALAAAFEATGSRRIPPPSTPPLAAATVGRRRDIR
- a CDS encoding molybdopterin-dependent oxidoreductase, producing the protein MPDTNGRARRWPLPAAAGVASVAFGAGVGELAAALLAPASSPFVVVGSLLIDIAPPWAKDAAIALFGLADKAALLIGIGIVALLLAAVAGVLEQRRPPLGRIIIGLFGVVGAVAASTRAGSSLLAIAPSAVAAIAGVLALTFLVRRLPVTDAAEPAAPAALEVPSEPAAPAAPADLDDRTEPGGLDRRRFLGWAGGAAALGALAALGGYALQAGSRAVTAVREAITLPRAAKTASVPASAELGLDGLARVITPNAEFYRIDTALAVPNVDPGGWSLRIHGMVEREVTITWDELLALPLEESATTLACVSNEVGGSLIGNAVWLGHPIRELLARAAPTADADMVLSRSVDGFTASTPLQVLQDDRDAILAVGMNGEPLPPEHGFPVRMVVPGLYGYVSATKWVVELEVTRFDAASAYWTDRGWSERGPIKISSRIDVPRPGQSLDAGPLVIAGVAWHQHTGISRVEVQIDDGPWADATLATAISIDTWVQWRYDWDAAAGSHLVRVRATGADGEVQTAERQGVVPDGATGLHEVRVEVR
- a CDS encoding agmatine deiminase family protein, which encodes MTWRMPAETAPHERTWMAFPRPGITLGSDPGSAEEAYATWTAVAHAVAEFEPVVMVVDPVERDRARRMLSAEIEQLEAPLDDYWMRDMGPSFVVDDERPDVLGGVDWVFNAWGAPSWATWQNDREIGRFVTDAAGAELVSSMLVNEGGAIHVDGEGTVLVTETVQLDPGRNPYADKARVEAELARTVGATHVIWLPRGLTRDYEDFGTRGHVDMVATIPSPGTLLVHEQPNPEHPDHDMMRGIRSFLSEATDAAGSSFDLIDLPAPSTLRDDEGFVDWNYVNHLVVNGGVIACGYGDERADAAARELLAAAYPGRRVVTVDARPILARGGGIHCITQQQPAVTR
- a CDS encoding septum formation family protein → MAGVAAVAVTAIGVFVGLPRNDAPPAPATTSTDSTAVRVFTYGSSMPGESRYGEIKEYVESSTRAVVEGLLYDSGLGYPAAKFEPGGEIPGFVLTLDPDTADAFMREQTALESGLFAPVTVQTQSGVSATAWEWIGATDGMPRIDAWDGSTAEYGQAVDIRALSVGDCFTNSDGRTALTVWCDAPHGYETLHVESLPAAPYSVDAIDATAAERCDDAFTGKVGERADASELAIERFLPSREEWESGDRVVLCAVYKPGALLEGTLDGG
- a CDS encoding MmcQ/YjbR family DNA-binding protein gives rise to the protein MAAWDDVRELALALPDTSESLSRGEAHWRVHHKAFVWERHLRRADLEELHLDAQGGPVLAARVEDEAVKHALIADDRSVFFTTRHFDGWPIVLIRLDRISRRRLSEVIAEAWLARAPARLAREHLESFPD